In a genomic window of Camelus ferus isolate YT-003-E chromosome 31, BCGSAC_Cfer_1.0, whole genome shotgun sequence:
- the LOC106730781 gene encoding adhesion G protein-coupled receptor B1-like, whose translation MGFPSAAAAAAAWAPAKCGLRDGCASLGGPCPMLVQDKFFKYFLAATEFSANASCCSWTLCKPNLHRYKLCMKVAKVPACSSPACVRIYQLDSFLESTPSYLGLENCDEVLRLCNSSVPLAFLQASKQFLQIKRQQMTPGPRAGPSHPSDSFSVEHLVMGNHNPRDLAGGPENCLTSLTQDGVGMRSSCRWQPQAGVQSPDVRSHCCPLVA comes from the exons ATGGGTTTtccatctgctgctgctgctgctgctgcttgggcACCAGCCAAGTGTGGCCTCAGAGACGGATGTGCATCCTTGGGTGGGCCGTGCCCCATGCTGGTGCAGGACAAGTTCTTCAAGTACTTCTTGGCGGCCACTGAGTTCTCTGCCAATGCCTCGTGCTGCTCCTGGACCCTGTGCAAGCCGAACCTGCACCGCTACAAGCTCTGCATGAAGGTGGCCAAGGTGCCCGCCTGCAGCAGCCCCGCCTGCGTCCGCATCTACCAGTTAGACTCCTTCCTGGAGTCCACACCCAGCTACCTGGGCCTGGAGAACTGTGACGAGGTGCTGAGGCTCTGCAATTCCTCGGTGCCCCTGGCCTTCCTGCAAGCCAGTAAGCAGTTCCTGCAGATCAAGAGACAGCAGATGACACCGGGCCCCAGGGCGGGGCCTTCCCACCCCAGCGACAGCTTCTCTGTGGAACACCTGGTCATGGGCAACCACAACCCCCGTGACTTGGCTGGTGGTCCTGAGAACTGCCTCACCAGCCTGAcccaggatggggtggggatgcGCTCCAG ctgccgctggcagccccaggctggcGTCCAGTCCCCGGATGTTAGGAGCCACTGCTGCCCCTTGGTCGCCTGA